A region of the Acidobacteriota bacterium genome:
ATTCGATGTCTGTTCGTTCATTCTCGACGAATTCGAGTCGAACGGCCTGACCACAGACGGCTCGGTCCCGATCGTCGGCTTCAACGATCATCCCGCGGATCCGCATTTCGAGCCGACCGCGGAGAACGCCTACACGCTGCATCACGGCGATACGATTCTGATCGACCTCTGGGCTCGCCGTCGTGAGCCGGCCGGCGTCTACTACGACGTGACCTGGTGTGGGTTTGCCGGTCAGGACCCACCCGACCTGTATCGCGAGATCTGGGATGCGGTCGTGAGCGGCAGGGATCGCGGACTGGAGTTCGTGAGAAGTCGATTCGAGCAGAGCAAGCCGTGCTTCGGATGGGAAGTTGATGATGCGACTCGAGCCGTCGTCCGTGACGCCGGCTACGGCGATGCATTTGTCCATCGCACGGGGCACAGCATCGGCGTGCTCGATGTCCACGGTAACGGTGCCAATATCGATAACCTGGAGACCCGCGACGAACGACGTCTAGCACCCGGAAGCTGTTTCTCGATCGAACCGGGGATCTATCTCGCCGGGCAAATGGCCGTAAGAAGCGAGATCGACGTCTTCATCACAACCGAAGGAGCCGTCGAGGTCTTCGGTGCGATACAGACGGACCTGATTCACGTCGGCTAGCGGTCGGAGAGGAGAGTCTCTGCGGAGTCGACGACGGCAGAGGCCGCATCTCGGGCCCGTTCCGGAAACAGATGGGTCGTGTTTTCGATGACCCGGATCGTTGCGGCCGGTTGCATTCCTTCCGTTCGCTGCCGGACCCGGTCGGGCGTCCCGAACTCGTCGTTTTCTGCCTGGACCACGAACAGCGGCCGTTTCAGCAAGGGGAGTTCGTCGAAGGGGTACTTGTCGACAGGAAGTCCGAGGGCGATGACGCCGCGGATATTGGCGTCGCGGATCGCATAGCCGATCGAGCACACCGCCCCGAACGAGAATCCGACCAGCAGCATGGGAACTCCCGGTGCCAGACCGCGAAGCCATGCCACGGCCGCCGCGATATCCTCGATCTCGCCGCGGCCGTCATCGTGGGTCCCTTCGCTCTCTCCGGTTCCGCGAGAGTTGAAACGGAGGGTC
Encoded here:
- a CDS encoding M24 family metallopeptidase; this translates as MDLGAIQEAIRDQGLDGWLFFDFHHKDPISYRVLGVDMNTMTTRRWFYLVPANGEPTKLCSTVEPTRLDSLPGKSETYLSWKQLHQQLALILKGRNKIAMQYSPMGNIPYVSNVDAGTIEMVRAAGVEVVTSADLVQTFDALFDAEGFASHREAGETILRIKDDAYAMMDAALRAGKKITEFDVCSFILDEFESNGLTTDGSVPIVGFNDHPADPHFEPTAENAYTLHHGDTILIDLWARRREPAGVYYDVTWCGFAGQDPPDLYREIWDAVVSGRDRGLEFVRSRFEQSKPCFGWEVDDATRAVVRDAGYGDAFVHRTGHSIGVLDVHGNGANIDNLETRDERRLAPGSCFSIEPGIYLAGQMAVRSEIDVFITTEGAVEVFGAIQTDLIHVG
- a CDS encoding alpha/beta hydrolase; translation: MTEVRKLWIPGDGIRLESALRVAERPRALAAVMHPHPLHGGTLHNPVIFHSDRELHRVGMTTLRFNSRGTGESEGTHDDGRGEIEDIAAAVAWLRGLAPGVPMLLVGFSFGAVCSIGYAIRDANIRGVIALGLPVDKYPFDELPLLKRPLFVVQAENDEFGTPDRVRQRTEGMQPAATIRVIENTTHLFPERARDAASAVVDSAETLLSDR